A single window of Shewanella sp. Choline-02u-19 DNA harbors:
- a CDS encoding MtrB/PioB family decaheme-associated outer membrane protein produces MRFKFNLITLSLLTISGAITGSAMAADFGVNKANTSTVRQEVFQCKRCPQVEGYTGSIGVNAAYIDSDDIHSGNAFGTDKDGANASVDADLNYRNKSGYKAKFQAHQLGLDNGFAHLEAGKSGHYELVADYQQLTSYQSGNARSQLWYKDDVLTPSEHTQIQELSLQRNKAGLGLSYGRDFYQAYVRYDHEQKTGYQSSSIVTPRPVNFGLPIDASTDNLTAGLSLSGDNWTTDLNYFVSQYNNDIGALSPPYLYDVFAPAPDNQAHQLSLSGQYQLSRTVMSARLVSGKMIQDDNLIQMPGNPLQNWDGEVDTLDGKLSVTSLMSNKFRLGGSVDYSKRDNKGSVWEFAQYEVNGITGAFKQNVPLDTERRGLKLNASYRLTSDYRLQAGYDRKEMERSHGDREQTNDDVLWAKLNVRALDNLKLKFKASLDNRGGSEYQTSELTSSEQNPLLRKYYLADRERTAFEAKFNHTPTSWLSLDMTARYAKDDYNETQLGLTESEDYGYDINLGLQLDEHLSGYAFAGQQWIESNQAGSQSFSTPDWFADIEDEFINLGAGFTYTGLLEDRLSLGGDYLFANSTSNTLVTYDVTTPQGDYFSFNHSLKLHANYALSEEMALKLAYQYERYYDTDYAQIDVNTVPGLTTLGDLNHNYNAHQVMLSFSYQLR; encoded by the coding sequence ATGAGATTCAAATTTAACCTCATCACGTTATCACTTCTCACCATATCGGGTGCGATAACGGGCTCTGCAATGGCGGCTGACTTTGGCGTAAACAAGGCCAATACCAGTACAGTTAGACAGGAAGTCTTTCAGTGTAAACGCTGCCCTCAAGTCGAAGGCTATACCGGAAGCATCGGGGTCAATGCCGCCTATATTGACAGTGATGACATTCACTCCGGTAATGCGTTCGGAACTGACAAAGACGGCGCGAATGCCAGTGTGGATGCCGACCTCAATTATCGAAATAAATCAGGCTACAAGGCCAAATTCCAGGCACACCAGTTAGGCCTAGATAACGGTTTCGCTCATCTTGAAGCGGGAAAATCAGGTCACTATGAACTGGTGGCAGATTATCAACAACTGACGAGTTATCAGTCAGGCAATGCGCGCAGCCAGTTATGGTACAAAGATGACGTGCTGACACCGAGTGAGCATACTCAGATCCAGGAGCTCTCCCTGCAGAGAAATAAAGCTGGCCTGGGTCTGAGTTATGGCCGCGATTTCTATCAGGCTTATGTGCGCTATGACCACGAGCAAAAAACGGGTTACCAGAGCAGCAGTATCGTCACCCCACGTCCGGTTAATTTCGGTCTGCCTATCGATGCTAGCACAGATAACCTCACCGCAGGCCTGTCACTCTCCGGCGATAATTGGACTACAGATCTGAATTACTTCGTCAGTCAGTATAACAACGATATTGGCGCCTTAAGTCCCCCCTATCTGTATGACGTTTTTGCACCCGCTCCTGACAATCAGGCCCATCAACTTAGCTTGTCTGGCCAATACCAATTGAGCCGCACCGTCATGAGTGCTCGTCTGGTATCGGGCAAGATGATCCAAGACGATAATTTGATCCAGATGCCCGGTAACCCACTGCAAAACTGGGACGGAGAAGTAGATACCTTAGACGGCAAGCTGTCTGTCACCTCACTTATGAGCAACAAATTCAGACTCGGCGGCAGTGTCGATTACAGCAAGCGCGACAACAAGGGCTCGGTATGGGAGTTCGCCCAATATGAAGTGAACGGCATCACAGGAGCCTTTAAACAGAATGTACCTTTAGACACTGAGCGCCGTGGCCTCAAGCTTAATGCCAGTTACCGTCTGACCAGCGACTATCGCCTGCAAGCCGGCTATGACAGAAAAGAGATGGAGCGCAGCCATGGTGACCGCGAACAGACCAATGACGACGTGCTATGGGCCAAACTCAATGTTCGCGCATTGGATAACCTCAAGCTTAAATTCAAGGCCAGTCTGGATAACCGTGGCGGCAGCGAATATCAAACCAGCGAACTGACCTCATCTGAACAGAATCCGTTGCTGCGGAAATACTACCTGGCAGACAGAGAGCGCACCGCCTTCGAAGCCAAGTTTAATCACACCCCAACGTCGTGGCTCAGCCTGGATATGACCGCCCGCTACGCCAAAGATGATTATAACGAGACGCAACTGGGTCTGACCGAATCTGAAGATTACGGCTATGACATCAACCTTGGACTGCAACTCGATGAGCACCTGTCTGGCTATGCCTTTGCCGGTCAGCAGTGGATCGAATCTAATCAAGCTGGCAGCCAGAGTTTCTCAACCCCGGATTGGTTCGCTGATATCGAAGATGAGTTTATCAATCTGGGCGCTGGCTTCACCTATACCGGGCTGCTTGAAGACAGGCTCAGTCTGGGCGGCGACTACTTGTTCGCTAACTCCACCAGCAACACGCTGGTCACCTATGACGTCACCACGCCACAGGGGGATTACTTCTCTTTCAACCACAGTCTCAAGCTACATGCGAACTACGCATTGAGCGAAGAGATGGCGTTAAAACTGGCTTACCAGTATGAGCGCTATTACGACACCGATTACGCGCAAATTGATGTCAATACAGTTCCAGGACTGACCACCTTAGGTGACCTGAACCATAACTATAACGCGCACCAAGTGATGTTGTCGTTTAGCTACCAGCTGCGCTAA
- a CDS encoding DMSO/selenate family reductase complex A subunit — protein sequence MERRSFLKMSAAMGCAATVTGCNSSSSDAEVVAPTTPTTAVEKMNWSACLVNCGSNCPVRVYSTEGVITRVESNFTVSDKYGDHDVRACPRGRSLRKRVYAPDRLKYPMKRVGPRGAGQFERITWDEALDIVAEKLQDTIDQYGNESVHFTYDSGARYHFSGTGCLKRLMNLKGGFLNSNGDYSWSQIYEAAGKTYGSAGPGWQGSSVSEMKNSDLVLMVGYNPSEIRMSGSGEAYDFLSLKQSKKFKTIIIDPRYTDSAVGKEDQWLAIRPGTDAALFEALAYEWITTNTVNQAFLDKYCVGYDEKTMPAGVGYEESYKSYILDNKTAGDSTPGVNAKTPAWAAKITGIAEDVIIELARELAAAKAPFIQIAASLNRQAAGENNTRAGYMLPILLGQLGLPGTNCGGLCKGSSMTAPSMPAGSNPVTKGISFFTWTQAVEDGKNMTVLSDGVALPKELLDANGDGKLGHDIKAIINYGGNALINQHSDVNKTAKIVGDESKCEFILVVDNWMTPSAKYADILLPDVSWLESEDLVNQSYAAGDTATLIQMSTSVDPMFESRPIYEICVDLAKRMGVEAEFTEGKTRKDWLDGFYATAKAATPDLPVKEVMLKQGIHRKYLPDGSYIVLEDFRKDPVNNKLGTPSGKIEIYSSQLAEKAKTWKLKPGDVISALPKYVPTWEGFEDTAMKAKYPLQLTGYHTKGRAHSSFHNVPWLREAVQDAVWMNPIDAQSRGLATGDKVHIFNDRGTIEVEVKVTPRIMIGVTALGQGAWFQPGGSVDKGGCLNVLTTHRTTPITKGNPQHTNLVEIRKA from the coding sequence ATGGAACGCAGAAGTTTCTTAAAAATGAGTGCCGCAATGGGCTGTGCAGCGACAGTTACAGGTTGTAACTCTAGCTCAAGTGATGCTGAAGTCGTCGCACCAACTACACCGACAACGGCTGTTGAGAAGATGAACTGGTCGGCTTGTTTGGTTAACTGTGGTTCTAACTGCCCAGTTCGCGTGTACTCTACAGAGGGTGTCATTACCCGAGTGGAGTCAAACTTTACGGTTAGTGATAAGTATGGCGATCATGATGTACGTGCATGCCCTCGTGGCCGCTCACTACGTAAGCGTGTTTATGCTCCCGACAGATTAAAGTACCCAATGAAACGTGTAGGCCCTCGTGGTGCAGGACAGTTTGAGCGTATCACTTGGGATGAGGCTTTAGATATTGTTGCTGAAAAGCTGCAAGATACTATCGATCAGTATGGCAACGAGTCAGTACACTTTACCTATGATTCAGGTGCACGTTATCACTTTTCAGGTACCGGCTGTCTTAAGCGTTTAATGAACCTTAAAGGCGGTTTCCTGAACTCTAATGGCGATTATAGCTGGTCGCAAATCTATGAAGCAGCAGGAAAAACATACGGTTCTGCTGGTCCAGGTTGGCAAGGCAGCTCTGTTTCTGAAATGAAGAACTCAGATCTTGTGCTAATGGTTGGTTATAACCCATCTGAGATCCGCATGAGTGGTTCAGGTGAGGCTTACGACTTCTTATCACTGAAGCAAAGCAAGAAATTTAAGACTATCATCATCGATCCACGCTATACCGATTCGGCTGTCGGTAAAGAAGATCAATGGCTAGCGATTCGTCCAGGTACAGATGCGGCATTGTTCGAAGCCTTAGCTTACGAGTGGATAACCACTAATACCGTGAATCAAGCTTTCCTTGATAAATACTGTGTTGGCTACGATGAGAAGACTATGCCAGCTGGCGTAGGATATGAAGAAAGCTACAAATCTTATATTTTAGATAACAAAACGGCTGGTGACTCAACTCCGGGCGTGAATGCTAAAACTCCTGCTTGGGCTGCCAAGATCACAGGTATTGCCGAAGATGTCATCATTGAGTTAGCAAGAGAACTGGCGGCGGCTAAAGCGCCATTTATCCAAATTGCAGCCTCACTAAACCGTCAAGCTGCAGGTGAAAATAACACTCGCGCAGGCTACATGCTGCCGATTCTTTTAGGCCAGCTTGGTCTGCCGGGCACTAACTGTGGTGGTTTATGTAAAGGGTCTTCAATGACTGCCCCTTCTATGCCAGCTGGAAGCAACCCTGTAACGAAAGGTATTTCTTTCTTTACATGGACCCAAGCCGTTGAAGACGGCAAGAATATGACCGTTTTGAGCGATGGTGTCGCACTACCTAAAGAACTGCTTGATGCAAACGGCGATGGTAAGCTAGGTCATGACATTAAAGCCATTATCAACTATGGCGGTAATGCATTAATCAACCAACACTCTGATGTCAATAAAACAGCTAAAATTGTTGGCGATGAATCTAAGTGTGAATTCATTCTAGTCGTTGATAACTGGATGACACCAAGCGCTAAGTACGCAGATATCTTGCTACCTGACGTATCTTGGTTAGAGTCAGAAGATTTAGTCAACCAAAGTTATGCCGCTGGTGATACCGCTACACTTATCCAGATGAGCACGAGCGTTGACCCTATGTTCGAATCTCGTCCTATCTATGAAATCTGTGTCGACCTTGCTAAGCGTATGGGTGTCGAAGCTGAATTCACCGAAGGTAAAACTCGTAAAGATTGGTTAGATGGCTTCTATGCTACAGCCAAAGCTGCTACGCCAGATCTGCCTGTAAAAGAGGTGATGCTCAAGCAAGGTATCCATCGTAAATATCTGCCAGACGGTAGCTATATTGTCCTGGAAGACTTCCGTAAAGATCCGGTAAATAATAAGCTTGGCACACCATCGGGTAAGATTGAGATCTACTCTTCTCAGTTAGCTGAAAAAGCCAAAACCTGGAAACTTAAGCCAGGCGATGTGATTTCAGCATTACCTAAGTATGTACCGACTTGGGAAGGCTTCGAAGATACCGCCATGAAGGCGAAATATCCGCTACAGCTAACGGGCTATCACACCAAAGGCCGTGCTCACTCCAGTTTCCACAACGTGCCTTGGCTGCGTGAAGCAGTACAAGATGCTGTTTGGATGAACCCGATTGATGCTCAATCTCGCGGGCTAGCAACCGGAGATAAAGTCCACATATTTAATGACCGTGGCACCATTGAAGTTGAAGTTAAAGTCACTCCAAGAATCATGATCGGCGTAACAGCTTTAGGTCAAGGCGCATGGTTCCAACCAGGTGGCAGCGTTGATAAAGGTGGTTGTTTAAATGTGTTAACCACGCATAGAACGACCCCTATCACCAAGGGTAACCCACAACACACTAACCTAGTTGAAATCCGTAAAGCCTAA
- a CDS encoding DMSO/selenate family reductase complex B subunit: MSNNVQYGFYVDASKCTGCKTCQIACKDRKDLPVGINWRRVYEYGGGTWTENADGSINQDVFAYYTSLGCNHCSEPVCVKACPTGAMHKRREDGLVHVAADLCIGCESCARACPYDAPQIDKDRKVMTKCDGCFERLAEGKQPSCVESCPMRAIDFGTMDELKAKYPGAVQPNFAPMPNSSVTSPNLLMKPNRHARPSSSTDGKVLNNSEV, from the coding sequence ATGAGTAATAATGTTCAATACGGCTTTTATGTCGATGCAAGTAAATGTACTGGTTGTAAAACCTGCCAAATCGCCTGCAAAGATCGCAAAGATCTTCCTGTAGGTATCAACTGGCGTCGTGTGTATGAATATGGCGGTGGTACTTGGACAGAGAATGCTGACGGTAGTATCAACCAAGATGTTTTCGCTTATTACACCTCTTTAGGTTGTAACCACTGCTCTGAGCCTGTGTGTGTTAAGGCTTGTCCGACTGGCGCGATGCACAAGCGCCGCGAAGATGGTTTAGTTCATGTGGCTGCGGATCTGTGTATCGGTTGTGAAAGCTGCGCAAGAGCCTGTCCATACGATGCACCACAAATAGACAAAGATCGTAAGGTAATGACCAAATGTGATGGTTGTTTTGAGCGTCTGGCCGAGGGTAAACAACCTTCATGTGTCGAGTCTTGCCCAATGCGTGCTATTGATTTTGGTACCATGGATGAACTTAAGGCTAAATACCCAGGTGCAGTTCAACCTAACTTTGCGCCTATGCCAAATAGCAGCGTAACCTCACCAAACTTGTTGATGAAACCTAACCGCCACGCTCGCCCTAGTAGCAGCACCGATGGGAAAGTATTAAACAACTCAGAAGTTTAA
- a CDS encoding TorD/DmsD family molecular chaperone — translation MSSLTENEILEYQGIARILHNVLFNDPTPELIQGFIGHCVAQSWPECTSSAEEKSGRELLSNYLGQWTVDKQQALKLDYAQLFYGPGEPNAVPWGSVYLSERQLLNDKSTMALMAFYQEQGISFELDSNQPVDHIGLFFAVLDQMLSQWAQTEDSEPLERSCMILLQQHLLPWSGRCLELMTEHARTDFYRGIALLTQAYLEGLIQKLNLVPITTRLYR, via the coding sequence ATGTCATCCCTTACTGAAAATGAGATCTTAGAATATCAAGGCATTGCGCGCATTCTTCACAATGTCTTATTTAACGATCCGACACCTGAATTGATCCAGGGTTTTATTGGGCATTGTGTGGCCCAAAGCTGGCCTGAGTGTACGTCATCTGCCGAAGAAAAGAGTGGTCGAGAGTTACTATCCAACTATCTCGGTCAATGGACTGTAGATAAACAACAAGCCTTAAAATTGGATTATGCACAACTCTTCTATGGTCCGGGTGAACCCAATGCCGTACCTTGGGGATCGGTCTACTTGAGTGAGAGGCAACTCCTCAATGACAAGTCGACTATGGCACTGATGGCTTTTTATCAAGAGCAAGGGATCAGCTTCGAGCTCGATAGCAATCAACCGGTGGATCATATCGGCCTGTTTTTCGCCGTCTTGGATCAGATGCTTAGCCAATGGGCACAAACAGAAGATAGCGAACCACTGGAGCGCAGCTGCATGATCCTGCTTCAGCAACACTTACTCCCCTGGTCCGGTCGTTGCCTGGAACTTATGACTGAGCATGCCAGAACCGACTTCTATCGCGGCATAGCATTGCTGACTCAAGCCTATTTAGAGGGACTGATCCAAAAATTAAACCTAGTTCCAATAACGACACGCTTATATCGTTAG
- a CDS encoding phosphotransferase enzyme family protein: MIDFIRQNVLSHFGEKMDNAKVSPLGNGHINHTFLVRWPAGEMVLQKINTQVFTTPDALVNNADRISRHLAAKKQAKQYQLQVVSPELTQEGALSIDLGEHGYWRAMNYLPHSHSVDVVSTESHAEIAAQAFGHFSGALSDLDAELLEDVIPNFHHLPGRIELLSKAVAQDTKARLGECQQWVDFVMAQTELLQELAQVEATLPQRICHNDTKINNMLFDKRDMSSLAIIDLDTCMKGYLMYDFGDMVRTFCSPEEEDSTALDNVQVRESIFAAICKGYLGELAPILSDVERQSLWLGARVICLMIGVRFLTDHLNGDVYFHIHHEGHNLERAANQFTLYQSLLSQQDTLSAYLK; this comes from the coding sequence GTGATTGATTTTATAAGACAAAACGTTTTGTCGCATTTTGGTGAAAAGATGGACAATGCCAAGGTGTCCCCATTGGGGAATGGCCATATAAACCATACTTTTCTGGTACGCTGGCCAGCAGGTGAGATGGTGTTGCAAAAAATCAATACACAAGTGTTTACTACGCCAGATGCCTTGGTGAATAACGCAGACCGGATCAGTCGACATTTAGCGGCCAAAAAACAAGCAAAACAATACCAGTTACAAGTTGTCTCTCCGGAGTTAACGCAAGAGGGCGCCTTGTCGATTGATCTCGGTGAACATGGATATTGGCGGGCGATGAATTACTTGCCTCACAGCCACAGTGTTGATGTTGTTAGTACTGAATCTCACGCTGAAATAGCGGCTCAAGCCTTTGGTCACTTCTCTGGTGCTTTAAGCGATCTCGATGCGGAGTTGCTTGAAGATGTTATTCCCAATTTTCACCATCTTCCTGGACGCATCGAGCTGCTGTCGAAAGCTGTCGCGCAAGATACTAAGGCACGCTTAGGTGAGTGTCAGCAATGGGTTGATTTCGTTATGGCGCAAACAGAGTTGCTGCAGGAACTCGCGCAAGTGGAAGCTACGTTGCCGCAGCGCATTTGCCATAACGACACCAAAATTAATAACATGTTGTTTGATAAGCGCGACATGAGTAGTTTGGCCATTATTGACCTTGATACCTGCATGAAAGGTTATTTAATGTATGACTTTGGCGATATGGTGCGGACTTTTTGCAGCCCTGAAGAGGAAGATTCAACGGCGCTTGATAACGTGCAGGTGCGCGAGTCTATTTTCGCTGCCATTTGTAAAGGTTATCTGGGCGAGCTTGCGCCGATATTGTCTGATGTAGAGCGACAAAGTTTGTGGCTAGGTGCGAGGGTGATCTGTTTAATGATCGGGGTTAGGTTTTTAACCGACCATCTCAATGGCGACGTGTATTTTCATATTCATCATGAGGGTCACAATCTTGAGCGCGCGGCTAATCAATTTACTTTGTATCAAAGTTTATTGAGCCAACAAGATACTCTTAGCGCTTATTTGAAATAA
- a CDS encoding nucleotidyltransferase family protein — MPDLTLVILAAGLGTRFGGDKQLAALGPNGETMLELSLQSAHRAGFTKAVLVIRPELADTLDMLLENKLPSDFVCDYCIQSLDDLPVSAVQYADVASRKKPWGTAHALWSARKLVLGPMAVINADDFYGDSAFILLAQGLLKNTDDWMMVAYPINLTLSDNGGVNRGLCAVENGKLVDVAEWLDIQSHSNGLVGTLAGKRENIADNALVSMTCWGFKPDIFDVIETQLSRFFIEHGQLAKSECYLPSVVQARLQESANSHTDTRSVYVSVAQESWYGVTYPEDAEWVKQKLLEKLAAS; from the coding sequence ATGCCAGATTTAACCTTGGTTATTCTTGCCGCCGGTTTAGGCACCCGTTTTGGTGGTGATAAACAGCTTGCGGCACTCGGTCCCAATGGCGAGACCATGCTGGAGTTATCACTGCAAAGCGCGCATCGAGCCGGCTTTACAAAAGCAGTGTTAGTGATTCGGCCGGAACTTGCCGACACTTTAGATATGCTATTAGAGAATAAGTTACCCAGTGATTTTGTTTGTGACTACTGCATACAGTCACTTGATGACCTACCTGTATCCGCGGTGCAATATGCGGATGTAGCATCGCGTAAAAAACCTTGGGGAACAGCACATGCCCTCTGGAGTGCAAGAAAGCTGGTATTGGGACCAATGGCGGTTATTAATGCTGATGACTTTTATGGCGATAGTGCATTTATCTTGTTGGCTCAAGGGCTACTCAAAAACACTGACGATTGGATGATGGTTGCCTATCCGATTAACTTAACCTTGTCAGATAATGGCGGTGTTAATCGTGGTTTATGCGCAGTGGAAAATGGCAAACTAGTCGATGTTGCAGAATGGCTAGACATTCAATCGCATTCAAATGGATTGGTTGGCACTCTTGCTGGTAAGCGGGAAAATATTGCAGACAATGCGTTGGTATCGATGACATGTTGGGGCTTTAAACCCGATATTTTTGATGTTATTGAAACGCAGTTAAGCCGCTTTTTCATTGAACATGGCCAGCTCGCTAAAAGTGAGTGCTACTTGCCGAGTGTAGTGCAAGCGAGATTGCAAGAAAGTGCTAATAGTCATACCGATACTCGGAGTGTTTATGTCAGTGTGGCACAGGAATCTTGGTATGGGGTCACTTACCCAGAAGATGCCGAGTGGGTTAAACAGAAATTATTGGAAAAATTAGCGGCATCTTAA
- a CDS encoding DUF805 domain-containing protein: protein MQFTTLFCLVGRDNGQRFASISGLVFFVLLLAAVVSDSASILYIVGLLLAPILALTSLRRLRDSGKSSKLAALTLAPWVLIMLTLAHIDSVMLLITLMLFAGLAIGYVAMLPAISVSHYKQGYSGPIDISANVTVNNARVRVEPTLSDAKSDVDAHSAAFVDPTAGIKECSTASSNENESDTLTSRRSNKSSASLMQLQHWLLEHKKVAFSAVASLMLVMLLLSVWSMIPSDDVSAAEQDIAEAGSIASKPVIAREITTLPDGFSLVLEDDVLIVRWLGETGSPTKLWSLATAKGDRACSALTFNNGTEYRTVAVDLLADTGTEARFSPLDTKAIIVDMARRGNVSLCGYNFSLKGSQAAIGKVAAFSTYL from the coding sequence ATGCAGTTTACGACGCTTTTTTGTTTAGTCGGTCGCGACAACGGCCAACGGTTCGCCAGTATCAGTGGCTTGGTTTTCTTTGTTTTGTTGTTGGCAGCAGTGGTGTCGGACTCTGCATCGATCCTGTATATCGTCGGCCTGCTACTGGCGCCAATATTGGCATTAACCAGTCTTAGGCGATTGCGTGATAGTGGTAAATCATCAAAACTGGCGGCACTGACGCTGGCACCATGGGTGTTGATTATGCTGACACTAGCGCATATCGACAGCGTGATGTTGCTGATCACTCTTATGCTCTTTGCTGGATTGGCGATTGGTTATGTGGCTATGTTGCCCGCAATCTCAGTCAGTCATTACAAGCAGGGCTATTCGGGGCCGATAGACATTAGCGCCAATGTAACGGTAAATAATGCTCGAGTACGAGTCGAACCTACATTAAGCGACGCTAAGTCTGACGTTGACGCGCACTCAGCGGCTTTTGTTGACCCAACCGCAGGTATCAAAGAGTGCAGCACTGCATCCTCTAATGAAAATGAATCGGATACACTAACATCGCGCAGATCTAATAAGAGCAGTGCGAGTTTGATGCAGCTACAGCATTGGTTACTGGAGCATAAAAAGGTCGCGTTTTCTGCTGTCGCTTCATTAATGCTGGTGATGCTATTACTTAGCGTTTGGTCAATGATCCCAAGCGATGATGTGAGTGCCGCAGAGCAAGATATTGCTGAGGCGGGAAGCATCGCTAGTAAACCTGTCATCGCGCGTGAAATTACCACACTACCAGATGGGTTTAGCTTGGTGCTTGAAGATGATGTGTTAATCGTAAGGTGGCTTGGTGAAACTGGCTCGCCGACAAAATTATGGTCGCTTGCCACTGCCAAAGGGGATAGAGCATGTTCAGCGCTGACGTTTAATAACGGCACTGAATATCGCACCGTTGCGGTCGATCTATTGGCTGATACCGGTACAGAAGCCCGCTTTTCCCCCCTCGACACTAAAGCGATTATTGTGGATATGGCACGCCGAGGCAATGTGAGTTTGTGTGGCTATAACTTTAGTTTGAAAGGCAGCCAAGCAGCCATTGGAAAAGTGGCCGCATTCTCTACCTATTTATAA
- the gmk gene encoding guanylate kinase has protein sequence MTARGNLFIVSAPSGAGKSSLISALLKDQPADMQVSVSHTTRQPRPGEEHGQHYHFVNQDEFKGLIEGNAFFEWAEVFGNYYGTSRVTIEQTLAKGIDVFLDIDWQGAEQVKKLMPTSIGIFILPPSRVELERRLTGRGQDSQEVIDGRMAQAVSEMSHYNAFDFILVNDDFDKAQADLLAIIRSQRLTCASQIHTQNDMIKDLLAG, from the coding sequence ATGACTGCACGCGGAAACCTATTTATCGTCTCAGCGCCAAGTGGCGCAGGTAAATCATCACTCATATCAGCTCTGTTAAAAGATCAGCCCGCTGATATGCAAGTGTCGGTATCACATACCACGCGTCAACCTCGTCCAGGTGAAGAACATGGCCAGCATTATCACTTTGTAAATCAAGATGAGTTTAAAGGGTTAATCGAAGGCAATGCTTTTTTTGAATGGGCCGAAGTCTTCGGTAACTACTATGGCACTTCACGTGTGACCATTGAGCAAACACTGGCTAAAGGTATCGACGTTTTTCTCGATATTGACTGGCAAGGTGCCGAGCAAGTTAAAAAATTGATGCCCACATCGATTGGAATATTTATTCTTCCACCCTCAAGAGTCGAGCTAGAACGTCGCCTTACAGGCCGCGGACAAGATAGCCAAGAGGTCATTGATGGCCGCATGGCACAGGCTGTTTCAGAGATGTCACACTACAATGCATTTGACTTTATTTTAGTGAACGATGATTTCGACAAGGCTCAGGCCGATCTTTTAGCGATCATTCGCAGCCAAAGACTAACCTGTGCTAGCCAAATTCATACCCAAAATGATATGATTAAAGATCTGTTGGCAGGCTAA
- the rpoZ gene encoding DNA-directed RNA polymerase subunit omega has protein sequence MARVTVEDAVNKIGNRFDMILIAARRARQIAVQGKDPMVDEENDKPTVIALREIELGLVTAATLDADERQTVREREAAEIAAVAAIAEGRNAI, from the coding sequence ATGGCTCGCGTAACTGTAGAAGATGCCGTAAATAAAATCGGCAACCGTTTTGATATGATTCTGATTGCTGCGCGTCGTGCTCGCCAAATCGCCGTACAGGGTAAAGATCCTATGGTTGACGAAGAGAACGACAAGCCAACGGTTATCGCCTTGCGCGAAATCGAGCTAGGTTTAGTCACCGCTGCGACTTTGGATGCTGATGAGCGCCAAACAGTTCGTGAACGTGAAGCAGCTGAAATTGCTGCTGTTGCTGCCATCGCTGAAGGCCGTAACGCTATATAA